From one Streptomyces sp. ICC1 genomic stretch:
- the mtrA gene encoding two-component system response regulator MtrA: MMSTMKGRVLVVDDDTALAEMLGIVLRGEGFEPSFVADGDKALAAFREAKPDLVLLDLMLPGRDGIEVCRLIRAESGVPIVMLTAKSDTVDVVVGLESGADDYIVKPFKPKELVARIRARLRRSEEPAPEQLAIGDLVIDVAGHSVKREGASIALTPLEFDLLVALARKPWQVFTREVLLEQVWGYRHAADTRLVNVHVQRLRSKVEKDPERPEIVVTVRGVGYKAGPS, from the coding sequence ATGATGTCAACCATGAAGGGACGCGTCCTTGTCGTCGACGACGACACCGCGCTGGCCGAGATGCTCGGCATTGTGCTGCGTGGAGAAGGTTTTGAGCCGTCGTTCGTAGCGGACGGTGACAAGGCACTGGCTGCCTTCCGGGAGGCGAAGCCGGATCTCGTGCTGCTCGACCTCATGCTGCCCGGACGGGACGGCATAGAGGTGTGCAGGCTGATCCGCGCCGAGTCCGGTGTGCCGATCGTGATGCTCACCGCCAAGAGCGACACCGTGGACGTCGTCGTGGGCCTGGAGTCCGGGGCCGACGACTACATCGTCAAGCCGTTCAAGCCGAAGGAGCTGGTGGCGCGCATCCGCGCCCGCCTGCGCCGTTCGGAAGAGCCGGCTCCCGAGCAGCTGGCCATCGGTGACCTGGTCATCGACGTGGCCGGGCACTCCGTCAAGCGGGAGGGCGCCTCCATCGCGCTGACCCCGCTGGAGTTCGACCTGCTGGTCGCGCTGGCCCGCAAGCCCTGGCAGGTCTTCACCCGCGAGGTGCTCCTCGAGCAGGTCTGGGGCTACCGCCACGCGGCCGACACCCGCCTGGTCAACGTGCACGTCCAGCGTCTGCGCTCCAAGGTCGAGAAGGATCCGGAGCGCCCCGAGATCGTCGTGACGGTGCGCGGTGTCGGCTACAAGGCCGGACCCAGCTGA